From a region of the Rhipicephalus microplus isolate Deutch F79 unplaced genomic scaffold, USDA_Rmic scaffold_13, whole genome shotgun sequence genome:
- the LOC142784032 gene encoding uncharacterized protein LOC142784032 isoform X1, with protein MMQGMQQKNDHSFRRPDCDSSDSCSSNKVDNESFKNKEPCPLRVLQPQASKTETTCTFATTMCCHAGTTTATTDSPEVAHSSVREAALLINYVPTDREVHRSKGIAVPKSLYNTPMGLKRQTRFVREAAVIIFYTAGQVGRSVTGAASNRSKGEAKSP; from the exons ATGATGCAAGGAATGCaacagaaaaacgaccattcattCCGCAGACCCGATTGCGACTCCTCCGATAGCTGCAGCTCAAATAAAGTGGACAATGAGTCGTTTAAAAA caaagAACCTTGTCCTTTGCGGGTGTTGCAGCCACAAGCCTCAAAAACAGAAACGACTTGCACCTTTGCCACCACTATGTGCTGCCACGCTGGAACCACCACAGCGACCACGGACAGCCCTGAAGTAGCCCATTCAAGTGTGAGGGAGGCTGCACTGCTTATTAATTATGTGCCCACTGACAGAGAG GTGCATCGGAGCAAAGGAATTGCCGTTCCCAAGAGCTTGTACAATACCCCCATGGGCTTGAAAAGGCAGACCCGTTTTGTTCGTGAGGCGGCCGTTATTATTTTTTATACAGCAGGCCAAGTCGGTAGAAGTGTTACTGGCGCAGCCTCCAATCGGTCTAAAGGGGAAGCGAAATCTCCCTAG
- the LOC142784032 gene encoding uncharacterized protein LOC142784032 isoform X2, with the protein MMQGMQQKNDHSFRRPDCDSSDSCSSNKVDNESFKNKEPCPLRVLQPQASKTETTCTFATTMCCHAGTTTATTDSPEVAHSSVHRSKGIAVPKSLYNTPMGLKRQTRFVREAAVIIFYTAGQVGRSVTGAASNRSKGEAKSP; encoded by the exons ATGATGCAAGGAATGCaacagaaaaacgaccattcattCCGCAGACCCGATTGCGACTCCTCCGATAGCTGCAGCTCAAATAAAGTGGACAATGAGTCGTTTAAAAA caaagAACCTTGTCCTTTGCGGGTGTTGCAGCCACAAGCCTCAAAAACAGAAACGACTTGCACCTTTGCCACCACTATGTGCTGCCACGCTGGAACCACCACAGCGACCACGGACAGCCCTGAAGTAGCCCATTCAAGT GTGCATCGGAGCAAAGGAATTGCCGTTCCCAAGAGCTTGTACAATACCCCCATGGGCTTGAAAAGGCAGACCCGTTTTGTTCGTGAGGCGGCCGTTATTATTTTTTATACAGCAGGCCAAGTCGGTAGAAGTGTTACTGGCGCAGCCTCCAATCGGTCTAAAGGGGAAGCGAAATCTCCCTAG